From the Motacilla alba alba isolate MOTALB_02 chromosome Z, Motacilla_alba_V1.0_pri, whole genome shotgun sequence genome, one window contains:
- the PRRC1 gene encoding protein PRRC1 produces MMEESGIETTPPGTPPPSTAGEAAAAAATPVTLAFSSPLATPSMPSSPAYSPPLPAGVSPVPPPMMTSASLPLVPSATISAIGPPQSPVPPPAAPAAFSTPVSQFSAPPLSSAAGPGLPAPPTGPPTSGFSMSSTYDITRGHAGRAPQSPLMPSFSAPPVTGVLADPITQQATFSSSLSPGAGSAITFPEEHEDPRVSTAQSGAPAGGLWGFIKGVAENPMVKSVLDKTKHSVETMITTLDPGMVPYIRTGGELDIVVTSNKEVKVAAIRDAFQEVFGMAVVTGEDAQSNIAPQPVGYAAGLKGAQERIDSLRRTGVIHEKQPAVSVENFIEELLPDKWFDIGCLIIEDPIHGIHLEAFTQATPVPLQYVQQAKSLTPQDYSLRWSGLLVTVGEVLEKSVLNVSRTDWHAVFTGMSRRQMIYSAAKALAGMYKQQLPPRTV; encoded by the exons GGCACACCCCCTCCGAGCACAGcaggggaggctgctgctgctgctgctacgCCTGTCACTTTAG CTTTCTCCAGCCCCCTTGCCACACCAAGCATGCCATCTTCTCCTGCCTACTCACCACCCTTGCCAGCTGGAGTGTCCCCAGTTCCTCCTCCCATGATGACTTCGGCCTCTCTCCCACTTGTGCCTTCTGCAACCATTTCTGCAATTGGACCACCCCAAAGCCCTgtcccacctcctgctgcccctgcagctttCAGCACCCCCGTGTCCCagttctctgctcctcctctgagctctgctgctggccctggtcTTCCTGCACCTCCCACTGGTCCCCCCACTTCAGGGTTTTCCATGTCTTCCACCTATGATATCACCAGAGGTCACGCTGGCCGAGCACCTCAGAGCCCACTGATGCCTTCATTCTCTGCACCTCCAGTCACAG GTGTTTTGGCAGATCCCATTACTCAACAGGCAACTTTCTCTTCATCTTTATCTCCTGGGGCTGGTTCTGCAATCACTTTTCCTGAGGAGCATGAAGATCCCAGAGTATCTACTGCCCAGAGTGGAGCACCTGCTGGAGGACTCTGGGGGTTTATAAAG GGTGTAGCTGAGAATCCCATGGTGAAGTCTGTTCTTGATAAAACCAAGCATTCAGTGGAGACCATGATCACAACGCTGGATCCTGGCATGGTTCCATATATCA gAACTGGGGGAGAGCTGGACATAGTGGTCACTTCTAATAAAGAGGTGAAAGTTGCAGCAATTCGGGATGCTTTTCAAGAAGTCTTTGGGATGGCTGTTGTGACTGGAGAGGATGCACAGTCCAATATTGCACCACAGCCTGTGGGCTATGCTGCAGGCTTAAAG GGAGCCCAGGAGAGGATAGACAGCCTGCGCCGGACAGGAGTCATCCACGAGAAGCAGCCTGCTGTGTCAGTGGAAAACTTCattgaggagctgctgcctgacaA GTGGTTTGACATTGGATGTCTGATTATTGAGGATCCAATTCATGGAATTCACCTGGAAGCATTCACCCAAGCAACACCAGTGCCTTTGCAATATGTTCAGCAG GCCAAGAGTCTCACCCCTCAGGACTACAGCCTGAGGTGGTCAGGGCTGCTGGTGACGGTGGGCGAGGTGCTGGAGAAAAGCGTGCTGAACGTGAGCAGGACGGACTGGCACGCGGTGTTCACGGGCATGTCCCGCCGGCAGATGATCTACAGCGCGGCCAAGGCCCTGGCAGGGATGTAcaaacagcagctgccaccCAGGACCGTGTGA